From the Buchnera aphidicola (Chaetosiphella stipae setosa) genome, the window TAATATACTTAATTATAATTAAATTATAAAATAAATGTCTAAAAAAAATAAAAAAAATTTAATTTGGATCGATCTAGAAATGACAGGATTATGTTATAAAAAAAATAAAATATTAGAAATCGCTGTAATAGTTACAGACTATAACTTAAATATACTAGACGAAAGCATTGTCATTCCAATACATCAACCATCCAAAGAAATAAAAAAAATGAATGATTGGAATAAAAAAACACATTCTAAAACAGGTTTAATAAATAGAGTAAAAAAAAGTAAATATAACGAAAAAACAGCAGAAAAAAAAATAATTTTATTTTTACAAAACATCACTGTTATAAAAAAATCACCTTTATGCGGAAATACTGTTTGGAAAGATAGAGAATTTTTAAAAAGATACATGCCAAAACTTGAATCATATTTACATTATAGAAATCTTGATATTAGTACAATACAAGAACTATATGAAAGATGGAATAATAATAAACAAAAAAAATTTTATAAAAAAAATCAACATTCTGCATTAGAAGATATTCAAGAATCTATTAATGAATTAATATTTTATAAAAAAAATTTCTTTAAAATTTAATAAATTTTCAATAAAAATATTTCTATTGCTATAAAGAAAACTTGAAAATATATTCTATGTAATATAATATTATTATGAAATTTATATATAAATTTTAATTTTTCAATTTTTTTTTATTTTTTTTTTTTGAAATGCGGGAATAGCTCAGTTGGTAGAGCATAACCTTGCCAAGGTTAAGGTCGCGAGTTCGAAACTCGCTTCTCGCTTATTTAAACGAAAGTAAAAAAACCTTATTTTTCAATATATCTTTTAATGCAATAAATAGATTAAATTTAAAAAAATTAATATATTTTAATTAAAAATTATTTCACAAAAAATAATTCTAATTTTTAGAATTAATTAAAAATTATGAAATATAAAAAAAAAATAATTAAACTATTAATTTTTATAGAAAAAAATCATATAAACTAAATGTAAATACATTATCAAAAAAAAATTTTTCTTCTTTAAAATAAACATATTTATTTTCAAAATTTTAAGAGTTTTAGAAAACTTTCTTAAAAAAAATTAAAAAATTCTTTTTTAATTAATTAAAATATAAAATTTATAATACATATTATAAAAATATTAATTTTTTAAAATTAAATTAATCTTTTAATTACACTTAATATAAATATTTTCAATATATTTAAAAATTTATTTTTAGATTATTCTTCTAATTTATAATTAGAAAATATAATTTAAAATGATAAAAAATATTGTTTGTTTTTTATTAAATATAAAAAAAAAATTTTTAATATTTTAAAAAAAAATAAAAAATAAAAAATGAAACATAAAAAATGCAAAATTAAAGTTATTCAAAAAAAAATTAATTATTACAAAAATCCATTAAAAATATTTAATCATTTTTGTAGAAAAAAAAAAAATACATTATTATTAGAATCTGCTAATATTAGTAATAAAAAAAATCTAAAAAGTATTATAATAATTGATAGTGCAATAAGAATTTCATTAGATAAAAATATTATCTCATTAACTCCACTCACAAATAATGGACTTTATTTCGTTCAATTTATAGAATCCATTAATTTAAAAAATTTTAAAAAAATAAAAAAAAAAAATACTTTAAAAATAATTTTTAAAAAAAATATCAATCAAAATATTGATGAAAAAAAAAAATTAAAACAAAATTCAGTATTAGATTGTTTTAGAATTCTAATTAAAAATATCTCTCATATAAAAAAATACCCTAAATCTGTATTTTTTGGTGGATTATTCTCTTACGATTTAATTTCGTATTTTGAAGATCTTCCAAAAATAAAAAAAGCACAAAAATGTCCTGATTTTTGTTTTTACTTATCTGAAACAATGATTTTTATGAATCATAAAAAAAAAAAATCTATAATACAATCAACACTTTTTACAGATTGCAAAAAAGAAAAAAAAAAAATTAATAAAAGAGTTAAACATATTATAAAAAAAATTAATAAAAAAAAATTTAAAAAAATTAATTATCAAGAAACAAAGCAAAAAATTTCTCAAAATCAAAACGATTCAAAATTTTCAGAAATAATTTCTCAGTTAAAAAAATTTATTAAACAAGGAGAAATATTTCAAATTGTACCTTCTAGAAAATTCTTTATAAAATGTTTATCTCCCCTATATTCTTATAAAATATTAAAAAAAAATAATCCTAGCCCATATATGTTTTTTATGCAAGATAAAAAATTTACTTTATTTGGAGCATCACCCGAAAGTTTTTTAAAATATAATCCAAAAAAAAGAAAAATAGAAATTCATCCTATTGCTGGAACGAGAAAAAGAGGAAAAGATAAACATGGAAACATTGATTATGATTTAGATAGTAGAATTGAATTAGAAATGAGAACAAATCAAAAAGAAATGTCAGAACATATAATGTTAGTAGATTTAGCAAGAAATGACTTATCAAAAATTTGTCAAACAGGAACAAGATATGTAAAAAAAATAACTAAAGTAGATAAATATTCACATGTCATGCATTTAGTATCTGTTGTAAGTGGCATTCTTAAAAAAAAACTAGATATATTTCATGCATATAGAGCATGTATGAATATGGGTACACTTACAGGTGCTCCAAAAATAAAAGCAATGGAAATAATTTCAAAAATAGAGAAAGAAACAAGAGGAAGTTATGGAGGCTCAATAGGATATTTTACAGGTACACAAAAATTAAACACCTGTATTGTAATAAGATCAGCGTATATAGAAAAAAATATCGCAACAATACAGGCAGGAGCAGGAATAGTTATAGAATCTATACCCAAAGAAGAATGTAAAGAAACATGGAATAAAGCATACGCTGTTATCAAATCAATTTATACTAAAAAAAAGTAGGTATAAAAAATGTCTGAAATTTTACTTTTAGATAATTTCGACTCTTTCGTGTATAATTTAGTTGATCAATTAGAAAATAGTTTACATAAAGTAGTCATATACAGAAATAATGTTTCAATAAAAAAAATTATTCATAAAATATCTTATATGAAAAATCCAATATTAATGCTTTCTCCAGGACCTGGTATACCAAACAACGCAGGATGTATGATGGAAATTATTTCTTTTTTCAATGGAAAAATTCCTATCATTGGTATTTGTTTAGGTTATCAAGCAATTGTCCAATTCTATGGAGGTAAAATTTCTCCTATTAAAAAAATTATTCACGGAAAATCTTCCCCAATTCAACATGACGGAAAATATATGTTTAAAAATATTCAAAATCCAGTTCATATTGCAAGATACCATTCTTTAATATGTAAAAATATACCTAAAATATTAACTATAAATTCAAAATTTAAGAATATTGTTATGTCAATTAGAAACAATCATCACCGTATATGTGGATTTCAATTCCATCCTGAATCCATTCTGACAACCGAAGGAAAAAAAATAATGGATAATACAATAAAATGGTTAAGTAATAAAATTATTCAATGAAACTATTAAATAAAATTTAAAAAAAACTGCTTGCTCTTTAAAATAACTCAAATATTATTAAAACTTATATTTTTCTATAATTTATATAACATCCTTATAAAAATAATATTTTCTATTCTAGAAAATATAAAAAAATGCAATTAAATAAATCTTATTTATAAGAAAAATTGAATCGCTTATTAAATAATTCTACTCTTCCCCCAGTATCAACGATTCTTTGTTTTCCTGTATAAAAAGGGTGACATTTAGAACAAACTTCTAGATGAATATCTTTTCCTAAAGTATTAAAAAAAGTAATAGAATTCCCGCAAGCACAAACAGCGGAATTACAAAAATATTTTGGATGAATATTTTTTTTCATACAATCCTCATTTATTTATAAATATATAAAATTAATATAATATATTAAGAAAAAAAAATAAATATTTTTTTAATTAATATATTAAAAAATAAAAAATTTCTAAAAATAATATGAAAATTTTTTCATAACAATAAAAAAAATATAAATATGACAACTATATTAAGTATTCGTACAAAAGAAAAAGTAGTAATCGGTGGTGACGGACAAGCAACATTAGGACATACGATTATGAAAAGTAATGTTAAAAAAGTTAGATATCTTTATCATAATCAAGTAATCGCAGGATTTGCTGGAAGTACAGCTGATGCATTTACTTTATTTGAATTATTTGAAAAAAAACTTTCAATGTATCAAGGACAATTAAAAAGAGCTGCAATTGAACTCGCAAAAGATTGGAGAAATGATAAAATTTTAAGAAAATTAGAAGCATTATTAGCTGTTGTGAATAAAAAATATTCCTTAATTATTACAGGAAACGGAGATGTCATTCAACCAGAAAAAAATATTATTTCAATAGGATCTGGTGGATGCTATGCTCAATCAGCAGCAATTGCTTTACTTAGCAATACTAATCTTGACGCTTGTCAAATAGTTCAAAAATCATTAAAAATTGCAGCAAATATTTGTATATATACAAATCATCACTTTACAATAAAAGAATTATCATTAAAAAATAATAAGGAATAATTTATGTCTGATATGACACCTCAAAAGATTGTCAAAGAACTAAATAAATTTATTATTGGGCAAACAAATGCAAAAAAAGCAGTCGCGATTGCTTTAAGGAATAGATGGAGAAGAATGCAATTAAATGACGAATTAAAAAATGAAGTTACTCCAAAAAATATTCTTATGATTGGTCCAACAGGAGTTGGAAAAACTGAAATTGCAAAAAGATTAGCAAAATTATCTAATGCACCATTTATCAAAGTAGAAGCAACAAAATTTACAGAAGTAGGATATGTTGGCAAAGAAGTTGATTCAATTATTCGAGAACTAACAGATATTTCAATAAAAATGATTAAAAATCAAACAATCAAAAAAAACAAAAAAAAAGTAAAAAAATTAGCAGAAGAAAGAATATTAGATGTATTAGTTCCTGGAGCGCAAGAACATCTCAAGAAAAAAGAAGAATCACAAGAAAAACGTCCATTAAACACAATAAAAATATTTAAAAAAAAATTAAAAGAAGGAAAATTAGATAATAAAGAAATAGAAATTAATGTTTTAGGATCTCCTATGGGAATAGAAATTATGGCCCCTCCAGGAATGGAAGAATTGACGAATCAATTACAATCATTATTTCAAAATTTAAGTGGATCAAAGAAAAAAATTAGAAAATTAAAAATAAAAGATGCGATGAAACTTTTAATGGAAGAAGAAGCTGCAAAATTAGTTAATCCAGAAGAATTAAAAAAAGACGCGATAAACGCAGTTGAACAAAATGGAATAGTATTCATTGATGAAATTGACAAAATTTGCAAAAGAAATCATTCGTC encodes:
- a CDS encoding anthranilate synthase component 1, with the protein product MKHKKCKIKVIQKKINYYKNPLKIFNHFCRKKKNTLLLESANISNKKNLKSIIIIDSAIRISLDKNIISLTPLTNNGLYFVQFIESINLKNFKKIKKKNTLKIIFKKNINQNIDEKKKLKQNSVLDCFRILIKNISHIKKYPKSVFFGGLFSYDLISYFEDLPKIKKAQKCPDFCFYLSETMIFMNHKKKKSIIQSTLFTDCKKEKKKINKRVKHIIKKINKKKFKKINYQETKQKISQNQNDSKFSEIISQLKKFIKQGEIFQIVPSRKFFIKCLSPLYSYKILKKNNPSPYMFFMQDKKFTLFGASPESFLKYNPKKRKIEIHPIAGTRKRGKDKHGNIDYDLDSRIELEMRTNQKEMSEHIMLVDLARNDLSKICQTGTRYVKKITKVDKYSHVMHLVSVVSGILKKKLDIFHAYRACMNMGTLTGAPKIKAMEIISKIEKETRGSYGGSIGYFTGTQKLNTCIVIRSAYIEKNIATIQAGAGIVIESIPKEECKETWNKAYAVIKSIYTKKK
- the rpmE gene encoding 50S ribosomal protein L31, translating into MKKNIHPKYFCNSAVCACGNSITFFNTLGKDIHLEVCSKCHPFYTGKQRIVDTGGRVELFNKRFNFSYK
- a CDS encoding aminodeoxychorismate/anthranilate synthase component II, which translates into the protein MSEILLLDNFDSFVYNLVDQLENSLHKVVIYRNNVSIKKIIHKISYMKNPILMLSPGPGIPNNAGCMMEIISFFNGKIPIIGICLGYQAIVQFYGGKISPIKKIIHGKSSPIQHDGKYMFKNIQNPVHIARYHSLICKNIPKILTINSKFKNIVMSIRNNHHRICGFQFHPESILTTEGKKIMDNTIKWLSNKIIQ
- the hslU gene encoding HslU--HslV peptidase ATPase subunit, producing MSDMTPQKIVKELNKFIIGQTNAKKAVAIALRNRWRRMQLNDELKNEVTPKNILMIGPTGVGKTEIAKRLAKLSNAPFIKVEATKFTEVGYVGKEVDSIIRELTDISIKMIKNQTIKKNKKKVKKLAEERILDVLVPGAQEHLKKKEESQEKRPLNTIKIFKKKLKEGKLDNKEIEINVLGSPMGIEIMAPPGMEELTNQLQSLFQNLSGSKKKIRKLKIKDAMKLLMEEEAAKLVNPEELKKDAINAVEQNGIVFIDEIDKICKRNHSSGPDVSREGVQRDLLPLVEGCTVSTKHGTVKTDHILFITSGAFQISSPSDLIPELQGRLPIRVELHALTVKDFEKILTEPKASITMQYKALMNTENVKIHFTKKGIRKIAETSWKVNESMENIGARRLYTVLEQLMEDISFNASKNDGKKITIDEQYVEKYLKKIHSKENLNKFIL
- the hslV gene encoding ATP-dependent protease subunit HslV, whose amino-acid sequence is MNMTTILSIRTKEKVVIGGDGQATLGHTIMKSNVKKVRYLYHNQVIAGFAGSTADAFTLFELFEKKLSMYQGQLKRAAIELAKDWRNDKILRKLEALLAVVNKKYSLIITGNGDVIQPEKNIISIGSGGCYAQSAAIALLSNTNLDACQIVQKSLKIAANICIYTNHHFTIKELSLKNNKE
- the orn gene encoding oligoribonuclease, which translates into the protein MSKKNKKNLIWIDLEMTGLCYKKNKILEIAVIVTDYNLNILDESIVIPIHQPSKEIKKMNDWNKKTHSKTGLINRVKKSKYNEKTAEKKIILFLQNITVIKKSPLCGNTVWKDREFLKRYMPKLESYLHYRNLDISTIQELYERWNNNKQKKFYKKNQHSALEDIQESINELIFYKKNFFKI